One segment of Platichthys flesus chromosome 15, fPlaFle2.1, whole genome shotgun sequence DNA contains the following:
- the nipal4 gene encoding magnesium transporter NIPA4 isoform X2 → MSALLIGASVILKKKALLRLADTGHTRAGDGGHGYLKDWLWWGGLLTMGAGEACNFVAYMFAPATLVTPLGALSVLISAVLSSYLLGEVLNVLGKLGCLLCVLGSILLVIHAPEEQEVTSLQDMTDKLLDPGFLVFISAVLLLCAVLVLYVSPRFGRSNILVYISVCSLLGAFTVSSVKGLAIAINTMFDDVSVLTSPLTWILLLTLIGSVVTQVNYLNKSLDTFNTLLVYPVYYVLFTSVVLSTSVILFQEWTSMTAVDVVTTLGAFVVIVVGVAMLHLFKELQVTMRQLTNQLSQPLEGEGLAEEISAGGGGGGGKERVRKEKEDKYGLMDNMVIESLPPMREDGPRVFIIS, encoded by the exons ATGTCCGCCCTCCTCATCGGCGCCAGCGTCATCCTCAAGAAGAAAGCTCTCCTCCGATTGGCCGACACCGGCCACACCAGAGCAG gtgaTGGAGGTCATGGCTACCTGAAGGACTGGCTCTGGTGGGGGGGCCTCCTTACCA tgGGAGCGGGGGAGGCCTGTAACTTCGTGGCCTACATGTTCGCTCCGGCGACGCTGGTGACGCCACTGGGAGCGTTGAGTGTCCTCATCAG tgcaGTTCTGTCCTCCTACCTGTTGGGGGAGGTGTTGAACGTACTGGGGAAGCTCggttgtctgctgtgtgtgttgggaaGCATCCTGCTGGTCATCCACGCcccagaggaacaggaagtgacatcactaCAGGACATGACGGACAAGCTGCTCGACCctg gtttccTGGTGTTCATCTCagctgtgttgctgttgtgtgcCGTGCTCGTCCTGTACGTCTCTCCTCGGTTCGGTCGATCCAACATCCTCGTGTACATCAGCGTCTGCTCGCTGCTCGGAGCCTTCACGGTCTCGTCGGTGAAGGGCCTCGCCATCGCCATCAACACCA tgtttgatGACGTTTCCGTTCTCACGAGTCCTCTCACCTGGATCCTGCTGCTCACGCTCATCGGCTCCGTAGTAACACAG gtgaacTACCTGAACAAGTCTCTGGACACGTTCAACACGCTGCTGGTTTACCCCGTCTACTACGTCCTCTTCACCTCCGTCGTCCTGTCCACCTCCGTCATCCTCTTCCAGGAGTGGACGAGCATGACGGCCGTGGACGTGGTCACGACGCTCGGAGCCTTCGTGGTCATCGTGGTGGGCGTGGCCATGCTCCACCTCTTCAAAGAGCTGCAG GTGACGATGAGGcagctgaccaatcagctgTCTCAGCCATTGGAGGGGGAGGGACTTGCAGAGGAGATTTCAgccggtggtggaggaggaggaggaaaggaaagagtgcggaaagaaaaggaggataaATACGGACTGATGGACAACATGGTGATTGAGAGTCTTCCTCCAATGAGAGAGGACGGACCCAGAGTCTTCATCATCAGCTGA
- the nipal4 gene encoding magnesium transporter NIPA4 isoform X1, which yields MRDVHLQNETCTNASVLRLWCGSTSTVCSFSGDLTGLHTHLNNSSHTTDVSSYNLWLGLTLALMSALLIGASVILKKKALLRLADTGHTRAGDGGHGYLKDWLWWGGLLTMGAGEACNFVAYMFAPATLVTPLGALSVLISAVLSSYLLGEVLNVLGKLGCLLCVLGSILLVIHAPEEQEVTSLQDMTDKLLDPGFLVFISAVLLLCAVLVLYVSPRFGRSNILVYISVCSLLGAFTVSSVKGLAIAINTMFDDVSVLTSPLTWILLLTLIGSVVTQVNYLNKSLDTFNTLLVYPVYYVLFTSVVLSTSVILFQEWTSMTAVDVVTTLGAFVVIVVGVAMLHLFKELQVTMRQLTNQLSQPLEGEGLAEEISAGGGGGGGKERVRKEKEDKYGLMDNMVIESLPPMREDGPRVFIIS from the exons ATGCGAGATGTTCACCTGCAGAACGAGACGTGCACCAACG CGTCTGTACTGAGGCTGTGGTGCGGCTCCACTTCTACAGTGTGTTCATTCAGTGGAGATCTAACAgggttacacacacacctgaacaacagcagccacacaacag ACGTCAGTTCCTACAACCTGTGGCTCGGCCTCACGCTGGCTCTGATGTCCGCCCTCCTCATCGGCGCCAGCGTCATCCTCAAGAAGAAAGCTCTCCTCCGATTGGCCGACACCGGCCACACCAGAGCAG gtgaTGGAGGTCATGGCTACCTGAAGGACTGGCTCTGGTGGGGGGGCCTCCTTACCA tgGGAGCGGGGGAGGCCTGTAACTTCGTGGCCTACATGTTCGCTCCGGCGACGCTGGTGACGCCACTGGGAGCGTTGAGTGTCCTCATCAG tgcaGTTCTGTCCTCCTACCTGTTGGGGGAGGTGTTGAACGTACTGGGGAAGCTCggttgtctgctgtgtgtgttgggaaGCATCCTGCTGGTCATCCACGCcccagaggaacaggaagtgacatcactaCAGGACATGACGGACAAGCTGCTCGACCctg gtttccTGGTGTTCATCTCagctgtgttgctgttgtgtgcCGTGCTCGTCCTGTACGTCTCTCCTCGGTTCGGTCGATCCAACATCCTCGTGTACATCAGCGTCTGCTCGCTGCTCGGAGCCTTCACGGTCTCGTCGGTGAAGGGCCTCGCCATCGCCATCAACACCA tgtttgatGACGTTTCCGTTCTCACGAGTCCTCTCACCTGGATCCTGCTGCTCACGCTCATCGGCTCCGTAGTAACACAG gtgaacTACCTGAACAAGTCTCTGGACACGTTCAACACGCTGCTGGTTTACCCCGTCTACTACGTCCTCTTCACCTCCGTCGTCCTGTCCACCTCCGTCATCCTCTTCCAGGAGTGGACGAGCATGACGGCCGTGGACGTGGTCACGACGCTCGGAGCCTTCGTGGTCATCGTGGTGGGCGTGGCCATGCTCCACCTCTTCAAAGAGCTGCAG GTGACGATGAGGcagctgaccaatcagctgTCTCAGCCATTGGAGGGGGAGGGACTTGCAGAGGAGATTTCAgccggtggtggaggaggaggaggaaaggaaagagtgcggaaagaaaaggaggataaATACGGACTGATGGACAACATGGTGATTGAGAGTCTTCCTCCAATGAGAGAGGACGGACCCAGAGTCTTCATCATCAGCTGA
- the ins gene encoding insulin has protein sequence MAALWLQSVSLLVLMLVSWSGSQAVVPPQHLCGAHLVDALYLVCGERGFFYTPKRDVDSLLGFLPPKSGGAAAGGDNEVAEFAFKDQMEMMVKRGIVEQCCHKPCNIFDLQNYCN, from the exons ATGGCGGCGCTGTGGCTCCAGTCGGTCTCTCTGCTCGTCCTGATGCTCGTGTCCTGGTCGGGCTCCCAGGCCGTGGTCCCCCCCCAGCACCTCTGTGGCGCTCACCTGGTCGACGCCCTCTACCTGGTCTGTGGCGAGAGAGGCTTCTTCTACACCCCCAAGAGAGACGTGGACTCTCTGCTGG GTTTCCTTCCCCCGAAGTCGGGCGGAGCAGCAGCGGGCGGCGACAACGAGGTGGCCGAGTTCGCCTTCAAGGACCAGATGGAGATGATGGTGAAGCGAGGCATCGTGGAGCAGTGCTGCCACAAGCCCTGCAACATCTTCGACCTGCAGAACTACTGCAACTGA
- the LOC133970124 gene encoding E3 ubiquitin-protein ligase RNF26-like codes for MFLRHVAAAALDEVNVVLTGVWRCVDVCCLLLIATLGRLLHFLSGVCVSLRGSMVGRSGSTLVEYWNFALFSFLTATEAVSCAAHGALHAMEDWLQMLGGVLESFKMVGHLFCHMAWRMKDMLQRGFTLACCILRQTCEGVLIALSLILYFVNTVVNVMLISTQNCLSVLAGVWEAVAGPVHKVVDLALTLLTFLYSCLVGASVLLWTPCQLLLDFLEALGRVFVTVFVVDSHGLLATVAIISLTLLVLNPRLPVLAGQLSLRLVNALPGVHGVQAAMCRLYAAMVEPARAQRAARTGTAEDRTRTRLLNTDAGGLTSQDRAPRGNALSQPDAAPHLARQDGEPACGGRTRTSQSNSAAEDGELLHLLNEQEERKKCVICHDFNKTVLLLPCRHLCLCRHCADILTERRPVPQRCCPLCRQSITQTLDVFL; via the coding sequence gcgGCGCTGGACGAGGTGAACGTGGTGTTGACCGGAGTCTGGAGATGCGTGGACgtctgctgcctcctgctcaTCGCCACGTTGGGCCggctgcttcacttcctgtccggCGTCTGCGTTTCGCTCCGCGGCAGCATGGTCGGCCGGAGCGGCTCCACTCTGGTTGAATACTGGAACTTTgctcttttctccttcctcacCGCCACCGAGGCCGTCTCCTGCGCCGCCCACGGAGCCCTGCACGCCATGGaggactggctgcagatgctGGGAGGAGTGTTGGAGAGTTTCAAGATGGTGGGACACCTCTTTTGTCACATGGCGTGGCGCATGAAGGACATGCTGCAGCGAGGGTTCACGTTGGCGTGCTGCATCCTGCGACAGACCTGCGAGGGCGTCCTCATTGCCCTCAGCCTCATCCTTTACTTTGTCAACACGGTGGTCAACGTCATGCTCATCAGCACGCAGAACTGCCTGTCTGTGCTGGCCGGCGTCTGGGAGGCGGTGGCCGGCCCCGTCCACAAGGTGGTGGACCTGGCGCTGACCCTGCTGACCTTCCTGTACAGCTGTCTGGTGGGCGCCTCCGTGCTGCTGTGGACGCCGtgccagctgctgctggacttcCTCGAGGCGCTGGGCCGTGTCTTCGTCACGGTCTTCGTGGTCGACTCTCACGGGCTGCTCGCCACAGTTGCCATTATCTCACTGACTTTGCTGGTGTTGAACCCCAGACTTCCTGTGCTCGCTGGTCAGCTGAGCCTCCGCTTGGTCAACGCTCTGCCGGGAGTTCATGGCGTCCAGGCGGCCATGTGCCGGCTGTACGCAGCGATGGTGGAGCCCGCTCGGGCCCAGCGCGCCGCCCGCACCGGGACAGCAGAGGACCGGACTCGAACCAGGCTCTTGAACACAGACGCAGGTGGTTTAACCTCACAGGACCGAGCGCCTCGAGGAAACGCCCTGAGTCAGCCGGACGCGGCGCCGCACCTCGCTCGGCAGGACGGCGAGCCGGCGTGCGGCGGCAGGACGAGGACGTCTCAGTCGAACTCAGCTGCGGAGGACGGGGAGCTGCTGCACCTGCTGaacgagcaggaggagaggaagaagtgtGTCATCTGCCACGACTTCAACAAgacggtgctgctgctgccctgcCGACACCTCTGCCTCTGCCGCCACTGCGCCGACATCCTGACAGAGCGCCGCCCCGTGCCGCAGCGCTGCTGCCCGCTCTGCCGGCAGAGCATCACACAGACGCTAGACGTCTTCCTCTGA